In Candidatus Eisenbacteria bacterium, a single genomic region encodes these proteins:
- a CDS encoding efflux RND transporter permease subunit, protein MKIVNFSLNRPVTVIMLVVSIVLLGAVSITRLPQEMLPQMDFPFIGVVVAYPNSIPSQVEEEITRPIEEVCATMGGMKEMFSDSGSDYCFVGMVFNWGQSVDVLRMGVREKIDQIRDELPSDIQQIDIFTFNSNDMPIMVGRIAAPGMDLSGSYEVLNRKLIAPLERINGVGQVNIDGVEPKTISIYLHLDKIKSLQVDVNRIFQVLGETNLTLSVGKLEDGGTRYHLRAFSAMEAPQDLARIPIRQDGLQLGDVATVIYDEPLLTYGRHLNQEPAIAFWIQKESGANVVELCHNVHKRMEELKEDPALAGMDILLFFDQSEQITNSINGLLQAGFVGSLLAVLVLYLFLRRLITTLLVAIAIPFSLIGTCTFLYLTGRTLNILTMMGLMLAVGMMVDNAVVVLESIHRHQGKERDPRKAAIKGASEVGMAVTAATLTSIIVFAPITFSNAQSGLTNYLAVVGITISSCLVFSLLVSLILIPLMASKIPPPKSNGEVRWITALKKRYKIALNWAALKHPKIMGLLIVPAVLALTILVAKVGGIESDPEADVQQENLYISYKFTDNMTYTLTEPLVFQVEDSLLAHKQELEIEQVYSWFADNGAATTIYFNDKTLKPKQLIDIRNRVREVLPTLAGVELNLGGNEESNISGATFMQVTIFGEDHTALSEIATEVKRRFELVDGMYDITSDDVQGKQEIRLRFDPEKAGQYKVNPSFIAQLLNLTFRGAPLPDFKSDDGEIPMSILLTPEDRTNIENLLDLPISIIEGREVTLAAVADLDIVRGPEQISRSNQRTSLTISGTYESEDSEKMKEITRGIMDNIQYPTGYGWNFGRSIQDAEEDQTTMLINTLLALVSVGLVMAALFQSFLHPIVIMVSLPFAFIGVVLILLLTGTPFSIMVSIGGIILIGVVVNNGIVLVDHINGLRREGLSRAEAIIEGGQGRLRPILMTAATTILGLLPLAVGTVSVGDVLYKGLALAVIGGLGLSTLLTLLVMPTYYVLAEEITAHLKKIWHASRRSPLRRLPSRPAWLKAKG, encoded by the coding sequence ATGAAAATCGTCAACTTCTCGCTCAACCGGCCCGTCACGGTGATCATGCTTGTCGTCAGCATCGTTCTTCTCGGCGCGGTGAGTATCACCCGCCTGCCGCAAGAGATGCTGCCACAGATGGATTTTCCCTTCATCGGCGTCGTTGTCGCTTACCCCAACTCGATACCATCCCAGGTTGAGGAAGAGATCACGCGCCCCATCGAAGAAGTCTGCGCGACGATGGGCGGCATGAAGGAGATGTTCTCCGACAGCGGCAGCGACTATTGTTTCGTGGGGATGGTCTTTAATTGGGGCCAGTCCGTTGATGTCTTGCGGATGGGGGTTCGCGAAAAGATCGACCAGATTCGGGACGAGCTCCCCTCCGATATCCAGCAGATCGATATCTTTACATTCAACTCGAATGATATGCCGATCATGGTCGGCCGCATCGCCGCGCCGGGCATGGACCTTTCGGGAAGTTACGAGGTTCTCAATCGCAAGCTGATCGCCCCGCTCGAGCGGATCAACGGCGTCGGCCAGGTGAATATCGACGGCGTCGAGCCGAAAACGATCTCGATCTATCTTCACCTCGACAAAATCAAATCACTGCAGGTCGATGTGAACCGCATCTTCCAGGTCCTGGGCGAGACGAATTTAACATTATCGGTCGGCAAGCTCGAGGATGGCGGCACACGCTATCATCTTCGCGCCTTCTCCGCCATGGAGGCGCCGCAGGATCTGGCAAGAATTCCCATCCGGCAAGATGGATTGCAATTGGGCGATGTCGCCACCGTCATTTACGATGAACCCCTCCTCACCTACGGCCGGCATCTGAATCAGGAGCCGGCGATCGCCTTTTGGATTCAAAAAGAGTCGGGCGCCAACGTTGTTGAACTCTGCCATAATGTTCACAAACGGATGGAAGAGCTGAAAGAGGACCCCGCCCTGGCGGGCATGGACATCCTCCTCTTTTTCGACCAATCCGAGCAGATTACAAACAGTATCAACGGCCTGCTGCAGGCAGGTTTTGTCGGATCGCTGCTCGCGGTCTTGGTGCTTTATCTTTTTTTACGCCGCCTGATTACAACACTCCTCGTGGCGATCGCGATTCCCTTCAGCCTCATCGGCACCTGCACCTTCCTCTATCTCACGGGACGCACCCTGAACATTCTTACGATGATGGGACTCATGCTGGCCGTTGGGATGATGGTGGACAATGCCGTCGTTGTGCTTGAATCGATTCACCGCCATCAGGGCAAAGAACGGGATCCAAGAAAGGCGGCGATCAAGGGCGCCTCTGAAGTCGGCATGGCAGTGACGGCGGCGACACTGACATCGATCATCGTCTTCGCGCCGATCACTTTCTCGAATGCGCAAAGCGGTTTGACTAATTATCTCGCCGTCGTTGGGATCACGATCTCATCCTGTCTTGTCTTCAGCCTTCTTGTCTCGCTGATTCTCATCCCCCTCATGGCAAGCAAGATCCCTCCCCCAAAATCGAACGGCGAGGTTCGATGGATCACAGCGCTCAAGAAACGCTACAAGATCGCCCTCAACTGGGCCGCGCTGAAGCACCCGAAAATCATGGGGCTGCTCATTGTGCCCGCGGTCCTGGCATTGACCATCCTTGTCGCAAAGGTCGGCGGTATCGAATCGGATCCTGAAGCCGATGTCCAGCAGGAGAACCTCTATATTTCGTACAAGTTCACCGACAACATGACCTATACATTGACGGAGCCCCTTGTCTTTCAGGTTGAAGACTCCCTACTCGCGCACAAGCAGGAATTGGAAATCGAGCAGGTCTACTCCTGGTTTGCCGACAACGGCGCCGCCACAACCATTTACTTTAACGATAAGACTCTGAAGCCGAAACAACTTATCGATATCAGAAATAGAGTCCGCGAGGTTCTCCCGACGCTGGCCGGAGTTGAATTGAACCTCGGCGGAAATGAAGAGAGCAATATCTCAGGCGCCACCTTTATGCAGGTCACCATCTTCGGCGAGGACCACACGGCGCTCTCAGAGATCGCCACCGAGGTTAAACGCCGTTTTGAGCTGGTCGATGGGATGTACGATATTACATCGGATGATGTCCAGGGCAAACAGGAGATCCGCCTGAGATTCGATCCGGAGAAGGCCGGTCAATATAAGGTGAATCCATCCTTCATTGCGCAGCTCCTGAATCTGACCTTCCGGGGCGCCCCGCTTCCCGATTTTAAATCGGATGACGGCGAGATCCCGATGTCCATTTTATTAACACCCGAGGATCGCACGAATATCGAGAACCTTCTCGATCTCCCTATTTCAATCATTGAGGGACGTGAGGTGACATTGGCCGCTGTGGCCGATCTCGATATCGTCCGCGGCCCGGAACAGATCAGCCGCAGCAATCAGCGCACTTCGCTGACAATCTCGGGCACCTATGAAAGCGAAGACTCGGAGAAAATGAAAGAGATCACCCGGGGTATCATGGACAACATCCAATATCCCACGGGTTATGGTTGGAATTTCGGCCGGTCCATCCAGGATGCGGAAGAAGACCAGACGACGATGCTGATCAATACGCTTCTCGCCCTGGTGAGTGTCGGGCTCGTCATGGCCGCCCTCTTTCAATCTTTTCTGCACCCGATCGTGATCATGGTCTCCCTGCCCTTTGCCTTCATCGGGGTGGTCCTCATCCTCCTGCTGACCGGCACGCCCTTCTCGATTATGGTCTCGATCGGCGGGATCATCCTGATCGGTGTCGTCGTTAACAATGGCATCGTCCTCGTTGATCATATCAATGGCCTGCGGCGGGAGGGATTGTCGCGCGCGGAGGCGATCATAGAGGGCGGCCAGGGGCGGCTGCGGCCGATCCTGATGACCGCGGCGACGACGATCCTCGGCCTGCTGCCGCTGGCCGTCGGCACCGTCTCCGTCGGCGATGTCTTATACAAAGGACTGGCATTGGCCGTCATCGGCGGATTGGGGCTCTCCACCCTATTGACACTGCTCGTGATGCCGACCTACTATGTCCTCGCTGAAGAGATTACGGCGCATCTCAAGAAAATCTGGCACGCGAGCCGCAGATCGCCGCTCCGGCGGCTCCCCTCACGGCCGGCCTGGCTGAAGGCAAAGGGATAA
- a CDS encoding inositol monophosphatase, translating into MNPQNPPHHPENPHTSGFPIEPPHRSDDLALAFQLAFEAGAILMDGLHRQHSVTRKGWRDLVSETDLASEAAVTRRLERERPDDGIHAEESSRRMGRSGRRWVIDPLDGTTNFIHGHPMFCVSIALEAEGEGRLGVIWAPYLGELFWAEKGRGGELISIRDAPGEGHPVRRKKLCVTETDALRDGLMATGFPYLQDERRNTNIRNFENVTLKARGIRRGGSAALDLAYVACGRFDGFWELYLNPWDVAAGTLLVREAGGRVTDVTGGEKWRDGWEVVATNGRLHDELSQCLSAADAQP; encoded by the coding sequence ATGAATCCCCAGAATCCGCCCCATCATCCTGAAAACCCTCATACCTCCGGCTTTCCCATCGAACCGCCGCACAGGTCGGATGACCTCGCGCTCGCCTTCCAGCTGGCCTTTGAGGCGGGGGCCATTCTCATGGATGGGCTCCACCGGCAGCATAGCGTGACCCGCAAGGGATGGCGTGATCTCGTCAGTGAGACCGATCTGGCCTCGGAGGCGGCCGTGACGCGGCGTCTGGAGCGGGAGCGGCCTGATGATGGGATTCATGCCGAGGAAAGCAGCCGGCGGATGGGGCGTAGCGGCCGCCGGTGGGTGATCGACCCCCTCGACGGCACAACCAATTTTATCCACGGGCATCCGATGTTCTGTGTCAGCATCGCCCTCGAGGCGGAGGGCGAGGGGCGGCTCGGCGTTATTTGGGCGCCCTATCTCGGGGAGCTCTTTTGGGCGGAGAAGGGTCGCGGCGGCGAGTTGATATCTATACGCGACGCGCCCGGCGAAGGACATCCGGTCCGGCGCAAAAAACTTTGTGTGACCGAGACGGATGCATTGCGGGACGGGCTCATGGCGACCGGTTTTCCCTATCTTCAAGATGAACGGCGCAATACGAATATCCGGAATTTTGAGAATGTGACCCTCAAGGCCCGTGGTATCCGGCGCGGCGGTTCGGCGGCCTTGGATCTCGCCTATGTCGCCTGTGGCCGCTTCGACGGATTCTGGGAGCTCTATCTCAATCCCTGGGATGTGGCGGCGGGTACACTTTTGGTGCGTGAAGCGGGTGGCCGGGTGACCGATGTCACCGGTGGCGAAAAATGGCGTGACGGATGGGAGGTCGTGGCGACCAACGGCCGCTTACACGATGAACTCTCGCAATGTCTCTCCGCGGCCGATGCGCAGCCTTAG
- a CDS encoding glycine--tRNA ligase produces MDNTMDKLVSLCKRRGFVFPSSEIYGGINACWDYGPLGTVMKNNVKAAWWRAMTQLRDDIEALDAAILMHPKVWEASGHIENFTDPLVDCKQCKARYRTDELKGDPTDPETVCPKCGNRGTLTEPRLFNLMFKTFMGPVQDDASVIYLRPETAQGIYVNFDNVRTTSRQKIPFGIAQIGKAFRNEITPGNFIFRTREFEQMEMQFFVKPSDDEIWFEHWKQERYQWYLDLGIRKEKLRFHEHGPNDLAHYAKKAYDVEYEFPFGWKELEGIHNRTDFDLGRHQKYSGKKLEYFDDANKERYIPYIIETSAGCDRTLLTCLVDAYREDEVGGEKRVYLSLHPRLAPIKAAVFPLVKRDGMPETSKEIVKTLRKDFPVFYDEAGAVGRRYRRQDEAGTPFCITVDSQTKEDETVTIRYRDTLEQERCKIADLPKRMKKLIWV; encoded by the coding sequence ATGGACAACACGATGGATAAACTGGTTTCGCTGTGCAAACGACGCGGTTTTGTCTTTCCTTCGAGCGAGATCTACGGCGGCATCAATGCCTGCTGGGATTACGGTCCATTGGGAACGGTGATGAAAAACAACGTCAAGGCCGCCTGGTGGCGGGCGATGACGCAGCTTCGTGACGACATCGAGGCGCTCGACGCGGCGATCCTGATGCATCCCAAGGTCTGGGAGGCGAGCGGCCATATCGAGAACTTCACCGATCCGCTGGTTGACTGCAAACAATGTAAGGCGCGCTATCGCACCGATGAGCTAAAGGGCGACCCCACCGATCCGGAGACGGTTTGCCCCAAATGCGGCAACCGGGGGACTCTCACCGAGCCGCGGCTCTTCAACCTGATGTTCAAGACCTTTATGGGCCCTGTTCAAGACGATGCCTCCGTTATCTATCTGCGCCCGGAGACGGCGCAGGGGATCTATGTGAACTTTGATAATGTTCGCACCACCTCCCGCCAGAAGATTCCCTTCGGCATCGCCCAGATCGGGAAGGCGTTCCGGAATGAGATCACACCGGGGAACTTCATCTTTAGGACGCGCGAATTCGAGCAGATGGAGATGCAGTTCTTTGTGAAACCATCGGATGATGAGATCTGGTTTGAACATTGGAAGCAAGAACGGTATCAGTGGTACCTCGATTTGGGCATTCGCAAGGAGAAGCTGCGGTTTCATGAGCACGGCCCCAATGATCTGGCCCACTATGCAAAGAAAGCGTACGACGTCGAGTATGAGTTCCCCTTCGGCTGGAAAGAGCTGGAAGGGATTCACAACCGCACCGATTTCGACTTGGGCCGGCATCAGAAATATTCGGGCAAGAAACTGGAGTATTTCGACGATGCGAACAAGGAGCGCTACATCCCCTACATCATCGAGACATCGGCCGGATGCGACCGCACTCTCCTCACCTGCCTCGTCGACGCCTATCGCGAAGATGAAGTGGGCGGCGAAAAGAGGGTTTATCTTTCCCTGCACCCCCGCCTCGCACCGATCAAAGCCGCCGTCTTTCCTTTGGTCAAGCGCGACGGCATGCCGGAGACGTCCAAGGAAATCGTCAAGACGCTCCGCAAGGACTTCCCGGTCTTCTATGATGAAGCCGGAGCCGTGGGACGCCGCTATCGCCGGCAGGACGAAGCGGGAACGCCCTTCTGTATAACCGTCGATTCCCAGACGAAGGAAGATGAGACGGTCACCATCCGCTACCGCGACACCCTCGAGCAGGAACGGTGCAAGATCGCCGACCTGCCCAAGCGGATGAAAAAGCTGATCTGGGTTTAG
- a CDS encoding glycosyltransferase family 4 protein: MERTVRGNGHQLHLPPPPNGSRPRIAIILTQLGFGGAERQTVELLRLLKSTDWEPSLIVCLSDQLEPYASTVQRLGYRLEVLQRHSSFDLDRLYKLRSLLGRERIQIVHAVHLLASGYTWLSQFGSSGIRAVPSIRCAEVYPGWARKWIYRKMFNDSPRAIANSHSGAEFVCDALGAPRERLAIVPNGVDFKELRRQAEPPILRAMLNLPPETPILGFVGKDTPGKNVPLFLDVAHRVMSCVEGTHAVLLGGGLSEFARDKFYPQLPKERIHFLGTREDLPALVADMSCLLVTSLSEGCPNAVLEALGLGTPVVSTDVGDVERMIVQGENGFVVHSGDAEDLAAAVMDVLESGGEGREGVRMNWSALEKSYSIESMVNRTVELWREIL; encoded by the coding sequence GTGGAGAGAACCGTTCGCGGCAATGGGCATCAGCTGCATTTGCCCCCTCCTCCCAACGGCAGCCGGCCCCGTATCGCGATTATCCTGACGCAGCTTGGTTTCGGCGGCGCGGAGCGGCAGACGGTGGAGCTCCTCCGCCTTCTTAAAAGCACCGATTGGGAGCCCTCCCTCATCGTTTGTCTGTCGGATCAACTCGAACCGTATGCCTCCACCGTGCAGCGGCTCGGTTACCGGCTGGAGGTTCTGCAAAGACATTCATCTTTTGATCTTGATCGGTTATACAAACTTAGGAGCCTGCTCGGCCGGGAGCGGATTCAAATAGTCCATGCGGTTCATCTGCTGGCTTCGGGGTATACCTGGCTGTCTCAATTCGGCTCAAGCGGGATTCGGGCGGTGCCGTCTATCCGATGTGCGGAAGTTTATCCGGGGTGGGCGAGAAAATGGATCTATCGCAAAATGTTCAACGATTCCCCCCGGGCGATCGCCAACTCCCACAGCGGCGCGGAATTTGTTTGTGATGCTCTCGGCGCCCCAAGGGAGCGGCTGGCTATCGTTCCCAATGGTGTTGACTTCAAGGAACTCCGCCGGCAGGCCGAACCGCCGATCCTGCGCGCCATGCTGAATCTTCCGCCGGAAACGCCGATTCTCGGATTTGTGGGAAAGGACACCCCGGGCAAGAACGTTCCTCTTTTTCTGGATGTCGCCCATCGCGTGATGTCATGTGTTGAAGGAACACACGCCGTGCTTTTGGGCGGTGGCCTCAGTGAATTTGCACGGGATAAATTCTATCCTCAGCTTCCAAAGGAACGGATCCATTTTCTTGGGACGCGTGAAGATCTTCCAGCTTTGGTGGCCGACATGAGTTGCCTGCTGGTCACTTCTTTGTCGGAAGGATGCCCCAACGCCGTTTTGGAAGCGCTGGGTTTGGGGACACCGGTTGTCTCGACCGATGTTGGAGATGTCGAGCGCATGATTGTTCAGGGCGAGAACGGGTTTGTTGTCCATTCGGGTGACGCCGAGGATCTAGCCGCCGCCGTCATGGATGTTTTGGAGAGTGGCGGTGAAGGGCGGGAAGGCGTTCGCATGAATTGGAGCGCGCTCGAGAAGAGCTATTCGATCGAATCCATGGTCAACCGCACCGTAGAATTATGGCGTGAAATCCTCTAA
- a CDS encoding PASTA domain-containing protein, with protein MGGIKIRRAVLLILAVVFMAMVVKPAPADDDISEAVLNQAKDKLIAELDRRGYPRVAQFFGQMDPKKWGQYAGRLSAGEYGAVINDILNEQKDAIMTDLYERGKAYAAQNELLGGNTMTYIGYAEKHGGALLAMADEAWEGNYGRAGDILFEHVKAEIKSQVEGRLKKFTLEMIEAGMNEALGHVITNAGGIFLKIIELEIMAIEAFEEWSKYYFSTFQVKKPDGSVEHRELCTQYEYNRKEMGWSPDDAMRLNPSGEKGAPVPIEDMIVLGGYFYGADNMDRDQVMNVLEACYIGRHTSKSKMQEAISRGKKRADRMIFEEIRTGMKQGEETLITILDGIDFPKDVNINITVKDNETREVIPGATVKFGSNSKTASSGTATFRASLAELQANGGLNQFEVYAEAEGYEPHTGNISGSTLTSRINKETFTIDIPIAISKKKGPKPTALAINPPSVELTIGESQTFTALLALDDGSSRDVTNDPNIVWTGGTLQNSFEATVEGSFTISASYTEPESGSSITGTAQIQVKAPEPPPVPDCPPREHWDPMLKKCVCDSGYVWDELTKQCIEKKKERQRQDRPGIRLTKAASAAEVPVDSSVVYTLTVSNAGNVPLTGIRLSDNVCPNLQFVSGDGNGNGVLDTLEVWTYKGAQILSQPGPVVNTATVTGIGPGGAAVTDAAAVTVTVIRGLVTVPDLYDLLEATAEYDIREAGLTVGTVQNESSDVVSPGRVTRQTPAAGTKVPAKTAVSFWVSKSDPKFIYLDPPRSTITVDSTVAFTATLIYEDGAEEVLNPAQVQWTPGPGNSFRGTTIGTFIITAVYRDAQGAATVAVVADDDDSDLWGWGDPISHADDTLAVGLQPTPDMYEWYALCKKGVGEVYYGKDRDPTRFFVMAGPFPGPRSVKKWIDDNCPRWRCTLEGACADDPAHGGPWKVLCNKTDGSVVLGKESDFTRFFILAEGFLGEPDARLWVEQNCPSWRCDEYGACASGPVRGGDWNVFCDPESGEVTIGKGFATGNRRILDGNFRGEPDARLWVNTNCPSWRCTKDGTCATGPATGGDWYVFCSADGAVMLGSGQEPTHHSNPILARGFLGEPDARLWVNQNCPSWRCTPDGQCTDWVQDDDDDQPGATDDDIDDAIDDINDDVMGDCDEAMVQFSGMMFELDGLAADFYELSSFFDQGVRDEREVVCANQEVQYALTNAARAIDSYQVSVDLLAGLLGDVAASCVDGSELAQAEEDYSEAINTSTAIQSYFAGMQAIYAAFECDKDASETDSDDVADDNIAPEDIGGGVEVCGDGIDNDGDNEIDECDAGCCDKNVQVTVTDCGTAADDVFLIAVDGKDLGVTPKGAANTFNIELSPGPHAVMLTCLDDGGEFGVADDIGTACVYIVIFGGPAIGGDELPIGLGASTTIGFTVPEGDEGVGFQRIINGSSLQHLEQKK; from the coding sequence ATGGGCGGAATAAAGATCCGAAGGGCTGTCCTCCTTATACTCGCCGTCGTGTTTATGGCCATGGTTGTGAAGCCTGCGCCGGCGGATGACGACATTTCGGAAGCTGTCCTGAATCAGGCGAAGGACAAGCTTATTGCCGAATTGGATCGCCGCGGTTATCCCAGGGTCGCTCAGTTCTTCGGGCAGATGGATCCCAAGAAGTGGGGTCAATATGCGGGGCGACTCAGCGCCGGTGAGTACGGCGCCGTTATCAACGACATCCTCAATGAGCAAAAAGACGCCATCATGACGGACCTTTATGAAAGGGGCAAGGCCTATGCGGCCCAGAACGAACTGCTCGGCGGCAATACGATGACGTATATCGGCTATGCCGAGAAGCACGGGGGTGCGCTGCTGGCGATGGCCGACGAGGCCTGGGAGGGCAATTACGGCAGGGCCGGCGACATTCTTTTTGAACATGTGAAGGCCGAAATCAAATCCCAGGTTGAAGGGCGCCTGAAGAAATTTACTTTGGAAATGATTGAAGCCGGCATGAACGAGGCATTGGGCCACGTCATCACGAATGCCGGCGGTATCTTTTTAAAGATTATCGAATTGGAAATCATGGCGATTGAGGCCTTTGAGGAGTGGTCAAAATACTATTTCTCGACCTTCCAGGTTAAAAAGCCTGATGGATCTGTCGAACATCGCGAGCTCTGCACGCAATACGAATATAACCGCAAGGAGATGGGGTGGTCTCCTGATGATGCGATGAGACTAAACCCCTCCGGTGAAAAGGGAGCGCCGGTTCCAATTGAGGATATGATCGTCCTGGGCGGCTATTTCTACGGTGCCGATAATATGGATAGGGACCAGGTGATGAACGTTCTGGAAGCCTGCTATATCGGAAGGCATACGAGTAAAAGCAAAATGCAGGAGGCGATCAGCCGCGGGAAGAAGCGCGCCGATCGGATGATCTTTGAAGAGATCCGCACCGGGATGAAGCAGGGGGAGGAGACCCTGATTACGATTCTCGACGGGATCGATTTCCCGAAAGACGTGAACATAAACATTACCGTCAAAGACAATGAGACGCGGGAGGTGATTCCCGGGGCGACGGTTAAATTCGGCTCCAACTCGAAGACCGCCTCGAGCGGCACGGCCACCTTCCGGGCTTCCCTGGCCGAGCTGCAGGCGAATGGCGGGCTCAACCAGTTCGAGGTTTACGCTGAGGCCGAGGGATATGAACCCCACACCGGCAATATCAGCGGCTCCACCCTCACCAGCCGGATCAACAAAGAGACCTTTACGATCGACATACCGATCGCCATTTCGAAGAAGAAGGGACCGAAACCGACCGCTCTCGCGATTAATCCTCCCTCCGTCGAGCTCACGATCGGGGAAAGCCAGACCTTCACGGCCCTGCTCGCCTTGGATGACGGGAGCTCCCGGGACGTGACCAATGATCCCAACATTGTCTGGACGGGGGGCACGCTGCAAAACAGCTTCGAGGCCACAGTCGAAGGTTCCTTCACAATCTCGGCGAGTTACACCGAGCCGGAATCGGGGAGCTCGATCACCGGCACGGCGCAGATTCAGGTGAAGGCTCCCGAACCGCCGCCGGTGCCCGACTGCCCGCCCCGTGAGCATTGGGATCCCATGCTCAAGAAGTGCGTCTGCGACAGCGGGTATGTTTGGGATGAACTCACCAAGCAGTGCATCGAAAAGAAAAAAGAAAGACAACGCCAGGATCGCCCAGGCATCCGTCTGACGAAGGCCGCCTCGGCGGCCGAGGTGCCGGTTGACAGCTCGGTTGTCTATACCCTGACCGTCTCCAACGCCGGGAATGTTCCCCTCACGGGCATCCGGCTGAGTGATAATGTCTGTCCCAACCTGCAATTCGTGTCGGGCGACGGCAACGGCAACGGCGTGCTCGATACGCTGGAGGTCTGGACCTACAAGGGCGCCCAGATTCTCAGCCAGCCGGGACCGGTGGTCAATACGGCGACGGTCACGGGCATCGGACCGGGGGGCGCCGCCGTCACCGATGCGGCGGCCGTGACGGTGACTGTCATCCGCGGACTGGTAACCGTCCCCGATCTTTACGATCTCCTCGAGGCGACGGCGGAATACGACATCCGGGAGGCGGGCCTGACGGTCGGAACGGTACAGAACGAATCCAGCGATGTGGTGTCACCGGGACGGGTCACGCGCCAGACGCCGGCTGCGGGCACGAAGGTGCCGGCGAAGACCGCCGTCAGTTTTTGGGTGTCGAAATCGGATCCGAAATTCATCTACCTCGATCCGCCGCGCTCGACCATCACCGTCGATTCAACGGTGGCCTTCACGGCGACCCTGATCTACGAGGACGGCGCCGAAGAGGTGCTCAATCCGGCTCAAGTGCAGTGGACGCCCGGTCCCGGAAATAGTTTCAGGGGGACCACCATCGGTACCTTCATCATCACGGCCGTCTACCGCGATGCCCAGGGGGCGGCGACGGTCGCGGTTGTGGCCGATGACGACGATTCGGATCTCTGGGGCTGGGGTGATCCGATCAGCCATGCCGACGACACTCTGGCCGTCGGCCTGCAACCGACACCGGACATGTATGAATGGTACGCCCTCTGCAAGAAGGGCGTTGGCGAGGTCTACTACGGCAAGGATCGCGATCCGACGCGTTTCTTCGTCATGGCGGGGCCTTTCCCGGGACCGCGATCGGTCAAGAAGTGGATCGACGATAACTGCCCGCGCTGGCGTTGTACATTAGAAGGGGCCTGCGCCGACGATCCGGCCCATGGCGGGCCATGGAAAGTCCTGTGCAATAAAACCGACGGATCGGTTGTGCTGGGGAAGGAGTCTGATTTCACTCGATTTTTCATACTGGCGGAGGGTTTCCTCGGTGAGCCGGATGCGCGGCTCTGGGTTGAACAAAACTGCCCCAGTTGGCGCTGTGATGAATACGGCGCCTGCGCCTCAGGGCCGGTTCGCGGCGGCGACTGGAATGTCTTCTGCGATCCGGAGAGCGGGGAGGTTACCATCGGCAAGGGCTTCGCCACTGGAAACCGCCGGATTCTCGATGGGAATTTCCGCGGCGAGCCGGATGCGAGACTCTGGGTGAACACCAACTGCCCCTCCTGGCGCTGCACCAAGGACGGCACTTGCGCCACCGGCCCGGCCACCGGCGGGGATTGGTATGTCTTCTGTTCCGCTGACGGCGCGGTGATGCTCGGGAGCGGTCAGGAGCCCACCCATCACAGCAACCCGATCCTGGCCCGTGGATTTTTAGGGGAGCCGGACGCCCGCCTATGGGTGAATCAGAACTGCCCTTCCTGGCGTTGCACACCGGATGGGCAATGCACCGATTGGGTGCAGGACGATGATGATGATCAGCCCGGCGCCACCGATGATGACATCGATGATGCGATTGATGATATCAACGATGATGTGATGGGCGATTGCGACGAGGCGATGGTCCAATTCTCCGGAATGATGTTTGAGCTGGACGGTTTGGCCGCCGACTTTTATGAACTTTCCTCATTTTTCGACCAGGGAGTCCGCGACGAGCGCGAAGTGGTCTGCGCGAATCAGGAAGTCCAATACGCTCTGACCAATGCCGCGCGCGCGATCGATTCCTACCAGGTTTCGGTTGATCTACTGGCCGGGCTCCTGGGGGATGTGGCGGCTTCCTGCGTTGATGGATCCGAGCTGGCCCAGGCCGAGGAGGATTATTCGGAAGCCATCAATACCAGTACGGCGATACAGAGCTATTTTGCGGGGATGCAGGCGATCTACGCCGCCTTCGAGTGCGACAAGGACGCTTCTGAAACCGATTCCGACGATGTGGCCGATGATAACATCGCTCCTGAGGACATCGGAGGCGGGGTCGAGGTCTGCGGCGACGGCATCGACAACGACGGCGACAATGAGATCGATGAGTGCGATGCCGGGTGCTGTGATAAAAATGTACAGGTCACCGTCACCGACTGCGGGACTGCGGCGGACGATGTCTTCCTGATCGCTGTTGACGGCAAGGATCTCGGCGTGACACCCAAGGGGGCGGCGAACACCTTTAACATTGAGCTGTCGCCGGGGCCACATGCTGTTATGCTTACCTGCTTGGATGATGGCGGTGAGTTTGGAGTTGCCGATGATATCGGGACCGCATGTGTGTATATAGTCATATTTGGCGGACCCGCCATTGGAGGCGATGAGCTGCCTATCGGGTTGGGAGCATCAACGACGATCGGTTTTACCGTGCCGGAAGGCGACGAAGGCGTCGGCTTCCAGAGGATCATCAACGGATCGTCACTGCAGCATCTCGAACAGAAGAAGTAA